The window CGCGCCTCGCGGGAATGGATGATCAGGGGCAGCCCCATCCGGCGCCCGGCCTCGATGTGGGCGCGGAAGCGCGCCTGCTGGTCGGCCGGCTCCACGTGGTGGCGGAAATAGTCCAGCCCCGTCTCGCCGATACCCACCACCTTCTCGTGCGCCGCCAGCTCTGCCAGGCGGTTGGCGGTGGGCTCCTCCACCCCGTCGTAGTTGGGATGGACCCCCACGGTGGCGTACACCTCCGGGTCGGACTCGGCCACCTCCAGGACCCGGGGGAAGTCCTCCAGGCATACGGAAATGTTCAGCAGGTAGCGGACCCCCAGCTCCCGGGCGTGGCCCATGAGCTCCGCCGGGGAGGCCTCGTAGTCGGGGAAGTCCATATGGCAATGGCTGTCGGCCAGCTCGATCATGGCTTGAACGCTCGTTCCTACGTTTCCGGTTCCTGCACCTTCTGGAACACGGGCTTGGGCTTGGTGATGGTCAGGGTGGCGGGCCGGGCGCCCCATTGGGCGTCCCGATCCAGCTCCACCCCCTCCAGACTGTAGCCCATCTGCATGAACATCCGGTTACAGGCCTCCGGCATCACCGGCCACAGGTGCAGGTCGACGATCCGCACGGTTTCCAACAGGTTGGCCAGCACCGTGGCCAGGCGCTCCCGGTTGCCCTCCTTGTTCAGGACCCAGGGGGCCGTCTCGTCCACGTACAGGTTGCCGCGGCGCACCACCTCGAACACCGCTTCCAGGGCCCGGTGGAAGCGCAGCTGGTCCATGTGCTCCTCGAAGGCGGCGGGAAGCCCGTCCAGGTGGGCCTTGAGGTCGGCGTCCTCGTCGGTCTCCACCGCGGGCAGGCCCACCTCTTC of the Thiohalorhabdus denitrificans genome contains:
- a CDS encoding TatD family hydrolase, giving the protein MIELADSHCHMDFPDYEASPAELMGHARELGVRYLLNISVCLEDFPRVLEVAESDPEVYATVGVHPNYDGVEEPTANRLAELAAHEKVVGIGETGLDYFRHHVEPADQQARFRAHIEAGRRMGLPLIIHSREAREDTVAMVREAADQGVNGVMHCFAEDWDTARAALDAGFYISFSGIVTFKNAADLREVAKKVPADRILVETDAPYLAPEPYRGKTNQPAYVRYTAERVAEERGESLEELAAATTENFLRLFRLG